The following proteins are encoded in a genomic region of Corylus avellana chromosome ca4, CavTom2PMs-1.0:
- the LOC132177903 gene encoding uncharacterized protein LOC132177903: MEEIEVINTIPISHTNQPDVQIWRGNRSGEFSVRSAYHLAVELEGRTVSECSKQVKESSLWKTLWHLPISNAGKNFFCRACHNVLPTKDNLLRRKVIKEPFCPICEREPETVMHAIWSCLAATDVWGCSKKVFQKCAIEGNDFMLVAEFILGRCGKEDAALFIHLAHQIWMRRNKWVHEGNFINPNVLTKEAQAYVHEFQKVNELATSATDENVNKNENVKWSAPTQGWLKVNWDVAIDKAGGRMGIGAIVREEKGNVIATMCKTQSGSFEPTMGEALASFHAAILCRDLGI, encoded by the coding sequence ATGGAGGAGATAGAGGTTATCAATACTATCCCTATTAGCCATACGAACCAGCCCGATGTCCAGATTTGGCGAGGTAATAGATCGGGAGAATTTTCAGTTAGAAGTGCCTATCACTTAGCGGTGGAGTTGGAAGGGAGAACAGTTTCAGAATGCTCTAAACAAGTGAAGGAGAGCTCACTGTGGAAGACGTTATGGCATTTACCCATATCAAATGctggaaaaaatttcttttgccGTGCATGTCACAACGTGCTCCCAACAAAAGACAACCTACTTAGAAGAAAAGTGATAAAGGAGCCGTTTTGCCCGATATGCGAAAGGGAACCAGAGACGGTCATGCATGCAATATGGAGTTGCCTAGCAGCTACGGATGTGTGGGGCTGCAGTAAGaaagttttccaaaaatgtGCCATTGAAGGTAATGATTTTATGCTTGTGGCTGAATTTATATTGGGCAGATGTGGGAAAGAAGATGCTGCGCTTTTTATTCACCTTGCTCATCAGATATGGATGCGGAGAAACAAATGGGTTCATGAAGGTAATTTCATCAACCCAAATGTTCTAACGAAGGAGGCGCAGGCATATGTTCATGAATTTCAAAAAGTAAATGAGCTAGCAACTTCTGCTACGGATGAGAACGTCAACAAAAACGAGAACGTTAAATGGTCAGCACCTACACAAGGTTGGCTTAAGGTCAACTGGGATGTAGCTATTGACAAAGCTGGTGGAAGAATGGGGATAGGAGCTATTGTCagggaagaaaaaggaaatgtaATTGCTACAATGTGCAAGACACAAAGTGGGAGCTTTGAACCAACGATGGGAGAAGCCCTTGCTTCTTTTCATGCAGCGATTTTGTGCAGAGACCTGGGAATATAG
- the LOC132178740 gene encoding glutamyl-tRNA reductase 2, chloroplastic-like: protein MAASAIGLATSLLPSTSAKRATATATVFSSAAFPSDKDSVFYKRFKIRSSKCPLGFSSEKIDSRALTASPLQLLKSSPANRYTKESSSIVVIGLDVHSTPVEIREKLAIPEAQCPQAITELCAMNHIEEAAVLSTCNRMEIYVVALSQHRGVKEVTEWMSKISGVSVSELCKHQFVLYNKDATQHLFEVAAGLNSLVLGEGQILAQVKQVVKVGQGVAGFDRKVSGLFKHAITVGKRVRSETNIASGSVSVSSAAVELALMKLPDSSFATARVLVIGAGKMGKLVIKHLVAKGCRNMVVVNRTKERVAAIHEELKDVEIIYKPFSEMLACAAEADVVFTSTASETPLFTKEHVEMLPTVRSEIGRRVFIDISVPRNVEPSVSDLETAVLYNVDDLKEVVAANKEDRLRKAMEADTIIQEELNKFEAWKDSLETVPTIKRLKSHCERIRDAELNKCLSKIGDGISGKSKEAIYDLSTAIVKKILHGPMENLRCDDTRTLDEILENMRALNRMFDLEADTAVLEQKVQAKMAQKRK, encoded by the exons ATGGCGGCTTCTGCTATTGGCTTGGCGACCTCTCTTCTTCCATCTACGAGTGCGAAGCGCGCCACGGCCACCGCCACGGTGTTTTCGTCGGCTGCCTTTCCTTCTGATAAAGATTCGGTTTTCTACAAGCGCTTTAAGATCAGAAGCTCCAAGTGCCCGCTCGGGTTCTCAAGCGAGAAGATCGATTCGAGGGCGTTGACTGCCTCGCCTCTCCAGCTGCTCAAGTCGTCTCCTGCTAACA GATATACAAAGGAAAGCAGCAGCATTGTGGTTATAGGGCTTGATGTTCACTCTACCCCAGTTGAGATACGTGAAAAATTAGCTATCCCTGAAGCACAGTGTCCTCAAGCCATTACTGAGCTCTGTGCTATGAACCATATAGAGGAAGCTGCTGTTCTTAGTACCTGTAACCGAATGGAAATTTATGTCGTGGCTCTATCTCAGCATCGTGGGGTTAAAGAAGTGACAGAATGGATGTCAAAG ATAAGTGGGGTTTCTGTTTCCGAGCTTTGTAAGCACCAGTTTGTGTTGTATAACAAGGATGCCACCCAGCACCTGTTTGAAGTAGCCGCTGGGCTTAACTCTCTTGTTCTAGGGGAAGGTCAAATCCTTGCTCAGGTAAAACAAGTTGTTAAAGTTGGACAAGGAGTAGCTGGCTTTGATAGGAAAGTCAGTGGGCTATTCAAGCATGCAATCACGGTTGGGAAGAGGGTTAGGAGTGAGACGAACATTGCATCAGGGTCAGTTTCTGTCAGTTCTGCTGCTGTGGAACTTGCCTTAATGAAGCTTCCGGATTCTTCTTTTGCTACTGCCAGAGTGCTGGTGATTGGAGCTGGGAAGATGGGGAAACTGGTGATCAAACACTTGGTTGCCAAAGGGTGCAGAAATATGGTTGTTGTGAACAGAACTAAAGAAAGAGTTGCCGCCATACATGAAGAACTCAAGGATGTTGAAATAATCTACAAACCCTTCTCAGAAATGCTAGCATGTGCTGCTGAAGCTGATGTAGTTTTCACCAGCACTGCATCAGAAACCCCATTATTCACGAAAGAGCACGTGGAGATGCTCCCCACCGTGCGATCAGAAATTGGAAGGCGGGTTTTTATCGATATCTCAGTTCCTAGGAATGTGGAACCTTCTGTCTCAGATCTTGAGACTGCAGTCTTATACAACGTGGATGACCTTAAGGAAGTTGTGGCAGCTAACAAGGAGGATAGACTCCGAAAAGCTATGGAGGCTGACACAATTATACAAGAGGAATTGAATAAATTTGAAGCTTGGAAAGATTCCCTTGAGACTGTTCCCACCATCAAGAGATTAAAAAGCCATTGTGAGAGGATCAGGGATGCTGAGCTGAACAAGTGTTTATCAAAGATAGGTGATGGTATATCCGGGAAATCAAAAGAAGCTATTTATGATCTTAGCACAGCTATAGTAAAAAAGATTCTTCATGGTCCAATGGAGAACCTGAGATGTGATGACACCCGTACTCTGGATGAGATACTCGAGAACATGCGCGCTCTTAATAGAATGTTTGATCTCGAGGCAGATACGGCCGTTTTGGAACAGAAGGTTCAAGCCAAGATGGCGCAGAAGCGTAAATAA
- the LOC132178651 gene encoding peptide methionine sulfoxide reductase B5-like, which translates to MALQIRKAVLFSPSKTLILNPRTKHSFSKLLPPPNTAPTYLFGTLFRPFAPKPIITVPISANGFGGLFYQSNRSFCGGDVAMAAPGSVQKSDEEWQIILSPGQYRVLRQKVRETARSGEYTDWFRFDGVYQCVGCGNPLYSSTAKFVAKTGWPAFYEGLPGAITRNMDPDGVRTEIACAACGGHLGHVFKGEGFQTPTDEHHCVSSITLKFIPANPDRFQEMFPYWSP; encoded by the exons ATGGCCCTCCAAATTCGAAAAGCAGTACTCTTCTCTCcctccaaaaccctaatcctaaacCCCAGAACCAAACACTCTTTCTCGAAGCTCCTGCCTCCACCAAATACTGCACCCACCTATCTCTTCGGGACTCTCTTCAGACCCTTTGCACCCAAACCCATAATTACTGTTCCTATTTCTGCAAATGGGTTTGGTGGATTATTTTACCAGAGTAACCGCAGCTTTTGTGGTGGGGATGTAGCGATGGCTGCACCTGGGTCGGTCCAGAAATCGGACGAGGAGTGGCAGATCATCCTCTCGCCCGGGCAGTATCGGGTTCTGCGGCAAAAGGTCAGAGA GACTGCACGCAGCGGAGAATATACCGATTGGTTCCGTTTTGATGGAGTTTATCAATGTGTAGGATGTGGAAACCCTCTCTATAGTTCCACAGCCAAATTCGTTGCTAAAACTGGTTGGCCGGCTTTCTATGAAGGTCTCCCTGGAGCCATAACTCGCAAT ATGGACCCAGATGGGGTGAGGACGGAGATCGCATGTGCAGCTTGTGGTGGGCATCTAGGCCATGTTTTTAAAGGTGAAGGTTTTCAGACACCCACGGATGAACACCATTGTGTCAGTAGTATCACACTTAAATTCATTCCAGCAAATCCTGACCGTTTCCAGGAAATGTTCCCATATTGGAGTCCATAG
- the LOC132177839 gene encoding peptide methionine sulfoxide reductase B5-like: MASQIPRTFPLSSSKTIILNPTTKYSFSKLLSPPTSLFRTHFRPLAPKPIITVPISATGFGGSFHQSKRSFRGGVVAMAAPGSVQKSEEEWQVILSPEQFRILRQKGTEYPGTGEYDKLFDEGVYQCAGCGTPLYRSTTKFNSGCGWPAFYDGLPGAINRNMDPDGMRTEITCATCGGHLGHVFKGEGFPTPTNERHCVNSISLKFSPANSDPSK, from the exons ATGGCGTCTCAAATTCCAAGAACATTCCCTCTGTCTTCCTCCAAAACCATAATCCTGAACCCCACGACCAAATACAGTTTCTCGAAGCTCCTGTCTCCACCCACCTCTCTCTTCAGGACTCATTTCAGACCCTTAGCTCCCAAACCCATAATTACTGTTCCTATTTCTGCAACTGGGTTTGGTGGATCATTTCACCAGAGTAAGCGCAGCTTTCGTGGTGGGGTTGTAGCCATGGCTGCACCTGGGTCGGTCCAGAAATCGGAGGAGGAGTGGCAGGTCATCCTCTCGCCCGAGCAGTTTCGGATTCTGCGCCAAAAGGGCACAGA GTATCCAGGCACGGGAGAATATGACAAGTTGTTTGATGAGGGAGTTTATCAATGTGCAGGATGTGGAACCCCTCTCTATAGGTCCACAACCAAATTCAATTCTGGCTGTGGTTGGCCGGCTTTCTATGACGGTCTCCCTGGAGCCATAAATCGCAAT ATGGACCCGGATGGGATGAGGACGGAGATCACATGTGCAACTTGTGGTGGGCATCTAGGTCATGTTTTTAAAGGTGAAGGTTTTCCAACACCCACGAATGAGCGCCATTGTGTCAATAGTATCTCACTCAAATTCAGCCCAGCAAATTCTGATCCTTCCAAGTGA